Proteins found in one Amycolatopsis aidingensis genomic segment:
- a CDS encoding lytic polysaccharide monooxygenase auxiliary activity family 9 protein, protein MKKRRIAVLLAAATALFTVLVVLSGNGRQAAAHGALMQPGSRTFLCYQDGHTPQGNIVPQNPACADAVAESGANSLYNWFSVLRSDGAGRTEGFIPDGQLCSGGNPNFSGFDLPGTEWPRTHLTSGAPFSWSYNAWAAHPGWFYLYVTKDGWDPSQPLSWDDLEEEPFLTVDHPEVTGPVGSIEGRYEWSGTLPDGKTGDHIIYSVWERSDSAETFYGCSDVVFDGGNGEVTGIGEQQPPPSTDPTDPPAQDCMAHYEVTNSWSGGFQAEVSVHNHGTEPLNGWRVDWTLGAGQRINSLWDGQHTISGSAVTVRNADWNRTVAADGETSFGFVADATGEARYPAEGSLSCLSP, encoded by the coding sequence ATGAAGAAACGCAGAATCGCGGTACTGCTCGCCGCGGCCACCGCGTTGTTCACCGTGCTGGTGGTGCTGTCGGGTAACGGACGGCAGGCCGCGGCGCACGGCGCGCTGATGCAGCCGGGCAGCCGTACCTTCCTGTGCTACCAGGACGGGCACACTCCGCAGGGCAATATCGTTCCGCAGAACCCGGCGTGCGCGGACGCGGTTGCGGAAAGCGGGGCGAACTCGCTGTACAACTGGTTCAGTGTGTTGCGTTCGGACGGTGCGGGCCGCACCGAGGGCTTCATCCCGGACGGGCAGCTGTGCAGCGGCGGCAACCCGAACTTCTCCGGGTTCGACCTTCCCGGCACGGAATGGCCGCGGACGCACCTCACCTCCGGGGCGCCCTTCAGCTGGTCCTACAACGCCTGGGCGGCCCACCCCGGCTGGTTCTACCTGTACGTCACCAAGGACGGCTGGGATCCGAGCCAGCCGCTCAGCTGGGACGACCTGGAGGAGGAGCCCTTCCTCACCGTGGATCACCCTGAGGTGACCGGACCGGTCGGCAGCATCGAAGGCCGCTACGAGTGGAGCGGCACCCTGCCCGACGGCAAGACCGGCGACCACATCATCTACTCGGTGTGGGAGCGCTCGGACAGCGCGGAGACCTTCTACGGCTGCTCGGACGTGGTGTTCGACGGCGGTAACGGCGAGGTGACCGGCATCGGTGAACAGCAGCCGCCGCCGAGCACCGACCCCACCGACCCGCCCGCACAGGACTGCATGGCGCACTACGAGGTGACCAACTCCTGGTCCGGCGGGTTCCAGGCCGAGGTGTCGGTGCATAACCACGGCACGGAGCCGCTGAACGGCTGGCGGGTCGACTGGACCCTCGGCGCGGGCCAGCGGATCAACAGCCTGTGGGACGGGCAACACACGATCAGCGGGTCCGCGGTGACGGTGCGCAACGCCGACTGGAACCGCACGGTGGCAGCCGATGGCGAGACCAGTTTCGGCTTCGTCGCCGACGCCACCGGGGAGGCAAGGTACCCGGCGGAGGGCAGCCTGAGCTGCCTCAGCCCGTAG
- a CDS encoding MerR family transcriptional regulator: MFNIGDFARHGRVSVRMLRHYDTLGLLRPARVDPASGYRFYDAAQLSRLNRIVALKELGFTLEQVRAIVDDTVSAEQLRGMLRLRQAELADRIAADLARLRQVEARLLIIEGEGAMPTAEVQIKRIPGVRVAELTGTAAGFEPDSIGPVIQPLYTDLLAAVERAGLTPAGPAIAYYEDAADGGVLVHAAVPVNAEPAAGQDFTIVDLPPIEQAATIVHEGPMDGVMPTVQALAHWIDANGYRSTGYNREYYLNYAHGDPATWATELQEPVEPAREHAGA, translated from the coding sequence ATGTTCAACATCGGAGATTTCGCCAGGCACGGCCGGGTATCGGTACGGATGCTGCGGCACTACGACACGCTCGGGCTGCTGCGGCCCGCGCGGGTGGATCCCGCCTCCGGCTACCGGTTCTACGACGCGGCGCAGCTGTCCCGGCTCAACCGGATCGTGGCGTTGAAGGAGCTGGGCTTCACGCTGGAGCAGGTGCGGGCCATCGTGGACGACACGGTGAGTGCCGAGCAGTTGCGCGGGATGCTGCGGTTGCGCCAGGCCGAGCTGGCCGACCGGATCGCCGCCGACCTCGCGCGGCTACGGCAGGTCGAGGCGAGACTCCTGATCATCGAAGGTGAGGGCGCCATGCCAACGGCAGAAGTACAGATCAAGCGCATTCCCGGGGTCCGGGTGGCCGAGCTGACCGGGACCGCGGCCGGCTTCGAACCCGATTCGATCGGGCCGGTGATCCAGCCGCTCTACACCGACCTGCTCGCGGCCGTGGAGCGCGCCGGGCTGACCCCCGCCGGGCCGGCCATCGCCTACTACGAGGACGCGGCGGACGGCGGCGTCCTGGTGCACGCCGCCGTGCCGGTGAACGCGGAGCCTGCCGCGGGCCAGGACTTCACGATCGTGGACCTGCCGCCGATCGAGCAGGCCGCCACCATCGTGCACGAGGGCCCGATGGACGGGGTGATGCCCACCGTGCAGGCGCTGGCCCACTGGATCGACGCCAACGGGTATCGCTCGACCGGGTACAACCGCGAGTACTACCTCAACTACGCCCACGGGGACCCGGCGACCTGGGCCACCGAACTGCAGGAACCGGTGGAGCCCGCGCGGGAGCACGCCGGGGCCTGA
- a CDS encoding sensor histidine kinase encodes MAFDIGLGMLVLVVVGTAITANVEVQGSSPSPAAYAFGALLGSLMLLRRRWPVGTLLVTAVALVIYYMLDYPPVGLAVPVAAALYSAAEQGRPYWAVGTATTLLLTSTAVRIHEGDDLAYLLGFEFAGSAGLMATVIALGDGVRSRRNWRAELDKQARAAELEREREAARKVEQERLRIARDLHDLLAHTVSIISLHTDVAREALRDDPDTAQRSLTKARSACSDVGRELRATLGALRGSGSDEAPAPGLDRLGELVDTATAAGLQVRVHTTGTPAPLPAISDATAYRVVQEALSNVLRHADARTVQIELDYREDAVVLRIEDDGRGAGQQPDPAGWGIIGMRERLALLGGELRAQPRPDGGFLVQARIPEQP; translated from the coding sequence CTGGCTTTCGACATCGGCCTCGGCATGCTGGTGCTGGTCGTGGTCGGCACCGCCATCACGGCGAACGTCGAGGTGCAGGGTAGCTCGCCGAGCCCGGCGGCCTATGCCTTCGGCGCGCTGCTCGGCTCGCTCATGCTGCTGCGCCGCCGCTGGCCGGTCGGCACCCTGCTGGTCACCGCGGTCGCGCTGGTCATCTACTACATGCTGGACTACCCACCGGTCGGGCTGGCCGTGCCGGTGGCCGCCGCACTGTACTCGGCGGCCGAGCAGGGCAGGCCCTACTGGGCGGTCGGCACGGCCACGACGCTGCTGCTGACCTCCACCGCGGTCCGCATCCACGAGGGCGACGACCTCGCGTACCTGCTCGGCTTCGAGTTCGCCGGTTCGGCAGGCCTGATGGCCACCGTCATCGCGCTCGGCGACGGGGTGCGGTCCCGCCGCAACTGGCGGGCCGAGCTGGACAAGCAGGCGCGCGCGGCCGAGCTGGAACGCGAGCGGGAGGCGGCGCGGAAGGTGGAGCAGGAACGGCTGCGGATCGCGCGGGACCTGCACGACCTGCTGGCGCACACCGTCTCGATCATCTCGCTGCACACCGACGTCGCCAGGGAGGCGCTGCGGGACGATCCGGACACCGCGCAGCGCTCGCTGACCAAGGCCCGCTCCGCCTGCAGCGATGTGGGACGGGAGCTGCGGGCCACTCTGGGCGCGCTGCGTGGCTCCGGGAGTGACGAGGCACCCGCCCCCGGCCTGGACCGGCTGGGGGAGCTGGTCGACACCGCCACCGCCGCGGGCCTGCAGGTGCGGGTGCACACCACCGGCACCCCGGCCCCGCTGCCCGCTATCTCGGACGCCACCGCCTACCGGGTAGTCCAGGAGGCGCTGAGCAACGTGCTGCGGCACGCCGATGCCCGTACCGTGCAGATCGAACTGGACTACCGTGAGGACGCCGTGGTGCTACGGATCGAGGACGACGGCCGGGGAGCCGGGCAGCAGCCGGACCCGGCGGGCTGGGGCATCATCGGGATGCGCGAGCGGCTCGCGCTGCTCGGCGGTGAGTTGCGGGCGCAGCCGCGGCCGGATGGCGGTTTCCTGGTCCAGGCCCGGATCCCGGAGCAGCCATGA
- a CDS encoding anthrone oxygenase family protein — protein MRKRRIQFAVSAAYVWIAMVAFGGIAVETIIIYPNVFHNVPDSLAGAMEFFAVTGPADFFPPMGAVTVVAAVATVVLLWRVRRARPLACASLAALVLGEFLFSVLFFWPRNDIMFEEGLAVHSAEVLRQAAFEFETGHWVRLAMSAVTATLAFAAFLRFHTERALEVHG, from the coding sequence ATGCGCAAGCGACGGATCCAGTTCGCGGTCTCGGCCGCGTACGTCTGGATAGCGATGGTCGCCTTCGGCGGTATCGCCGTCGAGACGATCATCATCTACCCGAATGTGTTCCACAATGTCCCGGATTCCCTCGCCGGGGCGATGGAGTTCTTCGCCGTCACCGGCCCGGCCGACTTCTTCCCGCCGATGGGCGCGGTGACCGTGGTCGCCGCGGTGGCCACGGTGGTCCTGCTCTGGCGGGTACGCAGGGCCCGGCCGCTGGCCTGCGCGAGCCTGGCCGCACTGGTACTCGGCGAGTTCCTGTTCTCCGTGCTGTTCTTCTGGCCCCGCAACGACATCATGTTCGAGGAGGGGCTGGCGGTGCACTCGGCGGAGGTGCTGCGCCAGGCCGCCTTCGAGTTCGAGACCGGGCACTGGGTGCGGCTGGCGATGAGCGCGGTCACCGCGACGCTCGCGTTCGCCGCCTTCCTGCGATTCCACACCGAGCGCGCGCTGGAGGTGCACGGGTGA
- a CDS encoding glycoside hydrolase family 48 protein, whose amino-acid sequence MRSRRRSRPLRAGPLPAALAATALAVVATVSPVPVAAAAPSCTVDYRVTNEWNTGFGAGVTIRNDGTEPIDGWELSWTFPDQQRVAQLWNGTVSQTGSAVSVRNVGWNRVIPAGGSVEFGFNGEHSGANRAPTDFAVNGTLCTGPNEAPSVRLTEPADGTSYTVPAEIDLRAEAADSDGTVGRVEFYADTELVGTDETAPFEYTWTDAQPGQYSVTARAFDDRGASTVSSPVGVRVLSAPAVQATPSEVSVRQGDQAEVNVRLATQPAGPVTVAVERSSGSADLSAAPAQLSFDRQNWDTAQQLTIASADNGGELGSATFTLAAPGHTAATVTATELDPSTSDYQNAFLTQYHKIKDPDSGYFRQFGDLLVPYHSVETLLVEAPDHGHQTTSEAFSYYLWLEAAYGRIQGDWEPFNAAWESMETYIIPGQEDQPTNADYDPSSPATYAPEWPRMDEYPAQLDSDVPVGSDPIAQELSETYGTDDIYGMHWLLDVDNTYGFGHCGDGTTAPAYMNTYQRGSSESVWETIPQPSCDTFAFGGPNGYLDLFTGDAQYARQWKYTNAPDADARAVQVAYLANQWASEQGQAGQVSEVVDKASKMGDYLRYAMFDKYFKRIGDCVGASTCPGGTGRQSQHYLMSWYYAWGGAYDTSAGWAWRIGDGAVHQGYQNPMAAYALANDPALQPESATGTRDWAESLDRQLEFLQWLQSAEGGIAGGATNSWDGQYAEPPAGSSTFYGMFYDWQPVWHDPPSNRWFGFQVWGLERVAQLYEQTGDERAGRILDKWVPWAIEHTTIGADGEFAIPSDMEWSGQPDTWDPDNPGANEDLHVEVVNTSQDVGVAAAYAKVLLNYAAASGDAQARTVGEGLLDALLAHTDSIGIATEETRTDYARFDDEYDPETGEGTYVPPDWTGQMPNGDRIDSESTFLSIRSFYRDDPQWPKVQNYLDGGPAPTFTYHRFWAQAEIATAFSTHVRLFG is encoded by the coding sequence ATGAGATCCCGACGACGTTCGCGACCGTTGCGGGCGGGGCCGTTGCCCGCGGCGCTGGCCGCAACGGCGCTCGCGGTGGTGGCCACGGTGAGTCCGGTCCCGGTCGCCGCGGCCGCGCCTTCCTGCACCGTGGACTACCGCGTCACCAACGAGTGGAACACCGGATTCGGCGCAGGCGTGACGATCCGGAACGACGGCACCGAGCCGATCGACGGCTGGGAGCTCAGCTGGACCTTCCCGGACCAGCAGCGGGTGGCCCAGCTGTGGAACGGCACGGTCAGCCAGACCGGCAGCGCGGTGAGCGTCCGCAACGTCGGCTGGAACCGGGTCATCCCGGCAGGCGGCTCGGTGGAGTTCGGCTTCAACGGCGAGCACTCCGGTGCCAACCGGGCACCCACCGACTTCGCGGTGAACGGGACGCTGTGCACCGGGCCGAACGAGGCGCCGAGCGTGCGGCTCACCGAGCCTGCCGACGGCACCTCATACACCGTGCCTGCCGAGATCGACCTGCGCGCGGAGGCCGCGGACAGCGACGGCACGGTGGGCAGGGTCGAGTTCTACGCCGACACCGAGCTGGTGGGTACGGACGAAACGGCTCCGTTCGAGTACACCTGGACCGATGCGCAGCCGGGACAGTACTCGGTCACCGCCAGGGCTTTCGACGACCGGGGCGCGTCCACGGTGTCCAGCCCGGTCGGAGTGCGGGTGCTGTCCGCGCCCGCCGTGCAGGCCACCCCGTCCGAGGTGAGCGTCCGGCAGGGCGACCAGGCGGAGGTGAACGTCCGGCTGGCCACCCAGCCCGCGGGTCCGGTGACCGTGGCGGTCGAGCGCAGCTCGGGCAGCGCTGACCTCAGCGCGGCACCCGCGCAGCTGTCCTTCGACCGGCAGAACTGGGACACCGCGCAGCAACTGACCATCGCCTCCGCGGACAACGGTGGTGAGCTGGGCTCGGCGACTTTCACCCTGGCCGCGCCGGGACACACCGCCGCCACCGTGACGGCCACCGAGCTCGATCCGTCCACATCGGACTACCAGAACGCTTTCCTCACCCAGTACCACAAGATCAAGGACCCGGACAGTGGCTACTTCCGGCAGTTCGGTGATCTGCTGGTGCCGTACCACTCGGTGGAGACGCTGCTGGTCGAGGCGCCCGACCACGGGCACCAGACGACATCCGAGGCGTTCAGCTACTACCTGTGGCTGGAGGCCGCGTACGGCCGGATCCAGGGTGACTGGGAACCGTTCAACGCGGCCTGGGAGTCGATGGAGACCTACATCATCCCGGGGCAGGAGGACCAGCCCACCAACGCCGACTACGACCCATCCAGCCCGGCGACCTACGCACCGGAGTGGCCGCGGATGGACGAGTACCCGGCGCAGCTGGACAGCGACGTTCCGGTGGGATCCGACCCGATCGCACAGGAGCTGTCCGAAACCTACGGGACCGACGACATCTACGGCATGCACTGGCTGCTGGACGTGGACAACACCTACGGTTTCGGCCACTGCGGGGACGGCACCACCGCACCCGCGTACATGAACACCTACCAGCGCGGGTCCTCGGAGTCGGTGTGGGAGACCATCCCGCAGCCCTCCTGCGACACCTTCGCGTTCGGCGGCCCGAACGGCTATCTCGACCTGTTCACCGGCGACGCCCAGTACGCGCGGCAGTGGAAGTACACCAATGCCCCGGACGCCGACGCGCGCGCGGTGCAGGTGGCCTACCTTGCCAACCAGTGGGCCAGTGAGCAGGGCCAGGCCGGTCAGGTCAGCGAGGTGGTGGACAAGGCGTCGAAGATGGGCGACTACCTGCGGTACGCCATGTTCGACAAGTACTTCAAGCGGATCGGGGACTGCGTCGGCGCCAGTACCTGCCCAGGTGGGACCGGCAGGCAGAGCCAGCACTACCTGATGTCCTGGTACTACGCCTGGGGCGGTGCCTACGACACCTCGGCAGGCTGGGCGTGGCGCATCGGGGACGGTGCCGTGCACCAGGGCTACCAGAACCCGATGGCCGCCTACGCGCTGGCGAACGATCCGGCCCTGCAGCCGGAGTCGGCGACCGGTACCCGGGACTGGGCGGAGAGCCTGGACCGGCAGCTGGAGTTCCTGCAGTGGCTGCAGTCCGCCGAGGGCGGTATCGCAGGCGGCGCGACCAACAGCTGGGACGGCCAGTACGCCGAGCCGCCCGCGGGGTCCTCGACCTTCTACGGGATGTTCTATGACTGGCAGCCGGTCTGGCACGACCCGCCGAGCAACCGGTGGTTCGGCTTCCAGGTCTGGGGGCTGGAGCGGGTCGCGCAGCTGTACGAGCAGACCGGGGACGAGCGCGCCGGGCGGATCCTGGACAAGTGGGTGCCCTGGGCCATCGAGCACACCACCATCGGCGCGGACGGCGAGTTCGCCATACCGTCCGATATGGAGTGGAGCGGCCAGCCGGACACCTGGGACCCGGACAACCCCGGTGCCAATGAGGACCTGCACGTCGAGGTGGTGAACACCAGCCAGGACGTCGGCGTGGCCGCGGCCTACGCCAAGGTGCTGCTGAACTACGCCGCCGCATCCGGGGACGCGCAGGCGCGGACGGTCGGCGAGGGTCTGCTGGACGCACTGCTTGCGCACACCGACTCGATCGGCATCGCGACCGAGGAGACCCGCACCGACTACGCCAGGTTCGACGACGAGTACGACCCGGAAACCGGTGAGGGCACCTACGTCCCTCCGGACTGGACGGGCCAGATGCCGAACGGGGACCGGATCGACTCGGAATCCACCTTCCTCTCGATCCGGTCGTTCTACCGGGACGATCCGCAATGGCCAAAGGTTCAGAACTATTTGGACGGTGGTCCGGCTCCGACGTTCACCTACCACCGGTTCTGGGCGCAGGCCGAGATCGCCACGGCCTTCTCCACCCACGTGCGGCTGTTCGGCTGA
- a CDS encoding glycoside hydrolase family 9 protein: MRRSRSRPNRNRLFPLLLAATTVPVAATLAPAATAQEPVEQISNGDFAGGLQPWWHTENAPASVSDGRLCAEVTGGTVNPWDAIVGQNDITLLDGESYQLSFTASASVPVTISTNVQLAAEPYTAVLSERVALGTEATEFSYNFTSDLATDGGQVAFQVGGGEQPWTFCLDEVSLRGGEAPDPHEPDTGPRVRVNQVGYLPSGPKHANLVTDAAQPVAWRLADAGGTVVAEGTSSPQGLDPTSGQSTHHIDFTAFTGEGNGFTLTADGETSYPFDIREGIYTDLRTDALAFFYHQRSGIEIEAEYVGAEYARPAGHLQVPPNQGDVEVPCQPGVCDYTLDVSGGWYDAGDHGKYVVNGGISAAQVLSVYERALHTDGGDPAKLGDGSLAVPERGNGVPDVLDEARWQVEFLLSMQVPAGEELAGMAHHKVHDANWTGLPLLPHEDPELRELHPASTAATLNLAAVGAQCARLFAEYDPAFAARCLEAAQTAWDAAKANPAIYADPEDGVGGGAYSDDDVTDEFYWAAAELFLTTGENRYWTEVSSSPHHGTEVFTDGGFGWGSVAALGMLNLATVPSELSTDQLAFVRDAVVRGAQRYAATADAEAYGLPYAPYEYQYVWGSNSQVLNNMVVLATAHDLTGRAEFAEAVLTGWDYLLGRNPLNQSYVTGYGEYDAHNQHHRFWANQSDPSLPNPPAGSLAGGPNTGLQDPVAAEQLAGCAPAMCYIDDIESWSTNEVTINWNAPLAWMASFAEDLAGTGPPPQPESSCTVSYRVGNEWPGGFVAEVEVTNTGEEPVQGWSLTWDYPGDQRVGNAWNARVSQSGSTVTARSESWNGTLAPGASVTFGLQGTFGSANPAPGEFALNGNTCA, from the coding sequence GTGCGACGATCGAGATCACGCCCGAACCGGAACCGGCTCTTTCCCCTGCTCCTGGCCGCGACGACCGTGCCGGTGGCGGCCACGCTCGCCCCGGCCGCGACCGCGCAGGAACCCGTCGAACAGATCAGCAACGGTGACTTCGCCGGGGGCCTGCAACCCTGGTGGCACACCGAGAACGCCCCGGCCTCCGTCTCGGACGGCAGGCTGTGCGCCGAGGTCACCGGCGGCACGGTGAACCCGTGGGACGCCATCGTCGGCCAGAACGACATCACGCTGCTGGACGGCGAGTCCTACCAGCTGTCCTTCACCGCGAGTGCCTCGGTGCCGGTGACCATCAGCACCAACGTGCAGCTGGCCGCCGAGCCGTACACCGCTGTGCTCAGCGAGCGGGTCGCGCTGGGCACCGAGGCAACCGAGTTCAGCTACAACTTCACCTCCGACCTGGCCACGGACGGCGGTCAGGTCGCCTTCCAGGTGGGCGGTGGCGAGCAGCCGTGGACCTTCTGCCTGGACGAGGTGTCCCTGCGCGGCGGCGAGGCACCGGACCCGCATGAGCCGGACACCGGGCCGCGGGTACGGGTCAACCAGGTCGGCTACCTGCCGTCCGGGCCCAAGCATGCCAACCTGGTGACCGATGCGGCGCAACCGGTCGCCTGGCGGCTGGCGGACGCCGGGGGCACGGTGGTGGCCGAGGGGACCAGCAGCCCGCAGGGACTCGACCCGACATCGGGACAGTCGACACACCATATCGACTTCACCGCATTCACCGGCGAGGGCAACGGTTTCACGCTGACCGCCGATGGCGAGACGAGCTATCCCTTCGACATCCGCGAGGGCATCTACACCGATCTGCGCACCGACGCGCTGGCTTTCTTCTATCACCAGCGCAGCGGGATCGAGATCGAGGCCGAGTACGTCGGCGCCGAGTATGCCAGGCCCGCCGGTCATCTCCAGGTGCCGCCGAACCAGGGCGATGTCGAGGTGCCCTGCCAGCCGGGGGTGTGTGACTACACTTTGGACGTCAGCGGCGGTTGGTACGACGCAGGTGACCACGGCAAGTACGTGGTCAACGGCGGGATCTCGGCCGCGCAGGTGCTGAGCGTGTACGAACGCGCGCTACACACCGACGGCGGTGATCCGGCCAAGCTCGGCGACGGCTCGCTCGCCGTGCCCGAGCGGGGCAACGGTGTTCCGGACGTGCTGGACGAGGCCCGCTGGCAGGTGGAGTTCCTGCTCAGCATGCAGGTACCCGCCGGCGAGGAACTGGCCGGCATGGCGCACCACAAGGTGCACGACGCGAACTGGACCGGGTTGCCGCTGCTGCCGCACGAGGATCCTGAGCTGCGCGAACTGCACCCGGCGTCCACCGCCGCCACGCTGAACCTCGCCGCGGTTGGTGCGCAGTGCGCCAGGCTGTTCGCCGAGTACGACCCGGCCTTCGCCGCGCGCTGCCTGGAAGCCGCGCAGACCGCATGGGACGCGGCGAAGGCGAATCCGGCGATCTACGCCGATCCCGAGGACGGGGTCGGTGGCGGTGCCTACAGCGATGACGACGTCACCGACGAGTTCTACTGGGCCGCGGCGGAGCTGTTCCTGACCACCGGCGAGAACCGGTACTGGACCGAGGTCAGCTCCTCGCCGCACCACGGCACCGAGGTGTTCACCGATGGCGGGTTCGGCTGGGGCTCGGTGGCAGCACTGGGCATGCTGAACCTGGCCACCGTGCCGAGCGAGCTGAGCACCGACCAGCTCGCCTTCGTCCGGGACGCCGTGGTGCGGGGCGCGCAACGTTATGCCGCCACCGCGGACGCCGAAGCCTACGGACTGCCGTACGCACCGTATGAGTACCAGTACGTCTGGGGCTCGAACAGCCAGGTGCTGAACAACATGGTGGTACTGGCCACGGCGCACGACCTGACCGGGCGGGCCGAGTTCGCCGAGGCGGTGCTGACCGGATGGGACTACCTGCTCGGCCGCAACCCGCTGAACCAGTCCTATGTGACCGGTTACGGGGAGTACGACGCGCACAACCAGCATCACCGGTTCTGGGCCAACCAGAGCGATCCCTCGCTGCCGAACCCGCCAGCGGGCTCGCTGGCCGGCGGGCCGAACACCGGCTTGCAGGACCCGGTGGCCGCGGAGCAGCTGGCAGGCTGCGCGCCCGCGATGTGCTACATCGACGATATCGAGTCCTGGTCCACCAACGAGGTGACGATCAACTGGAACGCCCCGCTGGCCTGGATGGCCTCCTTCGCCGAGGACCTTGCCGGGACCGGGCCGCCGCCACAGCCGGAGTCCTCCTGCACGGTGTCCTACCGGGTGGGCAACGAGTGGCCCGGCGGCTTCGTGGCCGAGGTCGAGGTGACCAACACCGGCGAGGAACCGGTCCAGGGCTGGAGCCTGACCTGGGACTACCCGGGTGACCAGCGGGTCGGCAACGCCTGGAACGCGCGAGTCAGCCAGAGCGGCAGCACGGTCACCGCGCGCAGCGAGTCGTGGAACGGCACGCTCGCGCCCGGTGCCTCGGTTACCTTCGGGTTGCAGGGCACCTTCGGCTCGGCCAACCCCGCGCCAGGGGAGTTCGCGCTGAACGGAAACACGTGTGCCTGA
- a CDS encoding cellulase family glycosylhydrolase, giving the protein MRKRLTVVGASVVALLLSLVMTPPAAAATGLHVEGGRLYEANGNEFLLRGVNHPHTWYPGETGSFADIKALGANSVRVVLSSGDRWTRNDTADVANVVSLCKQNRLICVLEVHDTTGYGEQSGAASLAQAVDYWLSVREALAGQEQYVIVNIGNEPFGNTGYQAWTTDTIEAIQRLRAAGLEHTLLVDAPNWGQDWSFTMRDNAAEVFAADPQGDTVFSVHMYGVFDTAAEIEDYLGRFVAAGLPIVVGEFGHNHSDGDPDEAAILARTRELGIGYLGWSWSGNSGGVEYLDMATDFDPAKLTPWGERIFHGPDGIGATAREATVYGGGDTTPPTAPGDPVAAAVTAHGASLSWPAATDDTGVTGYEVVRLDGTAETRVSTSGTTSATIEGLNADTTYTFAVYARDAAGNRSARSAPVTLTTAPGTGDPANCAVDYQVVNQWPGGFQAGVTVRNTGTAAVRDWTLRWDFPDGQTVGNTWNARLTQAGAEVRATAEPHTAVIPAGGSVGFGFIGTWQESNGEPAAFTLDGAACSTE; this is encoded by the coding sequence ATGCGAAAACGGCTGACAGTGGTGGGCGCGAGCGTCGTGGCCCTCCTGCTTTCCCTCGTCATGACGCCGCCCGCGGCGGCGGCCACCGGCCTCCACGTCGAAGGAGGGAGGCTCTACGAGGCGAACGGTAACGAGTTCTTGCTCCGCGGGGTGAACCACCCGCATACCTGGTATCCAGGCGAGACGGGCTCCTTTGCCGATATCAAGGCACTCGGCGCGAACAGCGTGCGGGTGGTGCTCAGCAGCGGGGACCGGTGGACCCGCAACGACACCGCGGACGTGGCGAACGTCGTGTCCCTGTGCAAACAGAACCGGCTGATCTGCGTGCTGGAGGTGCACGACACCACCGGCTACGGCGAGCAGAGCGGGGCGGCCAGCCTCGCGCAGGCCGTGGACTACTGGCTGAGCGTGCGGGAGGCGCTAGCGGGTCAGGAGCAGTACGTCATCGTCAACATCGGCAACGAGCCGTTCGGCAACACGGGCTACCAGGCGTGGACCACGGACACGATCGAGGCGATCCAGCGCCTGCGGGCCGCAGGGCTGGAGCACACGCTGCTGGTGGACGCGCCGAACTGGGGCCAGGACTGGTCCTTCACCATGCGGGACAACGCGGCCGAGGTTTTCGCCGCCGATCCGCAGGGCGACACCGTGTTCTCCGTGCACATGTACGGGGTCTTCGACACCGCGGCGGAGATCGAGGACTACCTCGGCCGGTTCGTGGCCGCCGGGCTGCCGATCGTGGTGGGCGAGTTCGGGCACAACCACTCCGACGGCGACCCGGACGAGGCCGCCATCCTCGCCCGCACCAGGGAACTCGGCATCGGGTACCTCGGCTGGTCCTGGAGCGGCAACAGCGGCGGGGTCGAGTACCTCGACATGGCGACGGATTTCGACCCGGCGAAGCTGACCCCGTGGGGTGAGCGGATCTTCCACGGCCCGGACGGGATCGGTGCGACGGCAAGGGAGGCCACGGTCTACGGCGGCGGGGACACCACCCCGCCCACGGCGCCCGGAGACCCGGTCGCCGCCGCCGTCACCGCGCATGGCGCGAGCCTTTCCTGGCCCGCAGCCACCGACGACACCGGGGTGACCGGCTACGAGGTGGTCCGGCTGGACGGCACGGCCGAGACCAGGGTGTCGACCAGCGGCACGACCTCGGCCACCATCGAGGGGCTCAACGCGGACACCACCTACACCTTCGCCGTCTATGCCCGGGATGCCGCGGGCAACCGCTCCGCCCGGTCGGCCCCGGTCACGCTCACCACCGCGCCAGGAACCGGCGACCCGGCGAACTGCGCGGTGGACTACCAGGTGGTGAACCAGTGGCCCGGCGGGTTCCAGGCCGGGGTGACCGTTCGCAACACCGGCACCGCCGCGGTCCGGGACTGGACCCTGCGCTGGGACTTCCCGGACGGGCAGACGGTCGGCAACACGTGGAACGCCCGCCTCACCCAGGCCGGGGCGGAGGTGCGCGCCACCGCCGAGCCGCATACCGCCGTCATCCCGGCAGGCGGCTCGGTCGGGTTCGGCTTCATCGGCACCTGGCAGGAATCCAACGGCGAGCCCGCGGCGTTCACCCTGGACGGCGCTGCCTGCAGCACGGAGTGA